A segment of the Bacillus sp. es.034 genome:
GAGAAAAAGGGAGAGGGGCTCAAGGTCGGGGTTCTGACGACGGAGGAACAGATGGATTGGTATCAGGCGGATCTCATTCTGTCAGCCGGACGCAGGGATGACCTGAAAACAGTCGCCCAGCATCTCTATGACACCCTGCGTGCGTTTAATAGAAGTAATGTGGATATTATCTTTGCCGAGATGTTTCCGGAAGAAGGAGTCGGGCTTGCGATCATGAACCGTCTTCAAAAAGCTGCCGGTTACCGTGTGATAAAAGGATGATTGTCTTCCCCTATGACCTTTCATAGGGGTTTTTGTTTTGTATTCTAAATCCCTTTGGACGTGCATAAGTTGTTTTGTAGGCATGTCCGGAGGGGGAAAAACAAAATGACAAGTATGATCGGCGAACTGATGACCTTGATGTTAATGGCATTTGCTCTTGGGATGGATGCCTTTTCGATCGGGATAGGGATGGGTATGTTCCAGCTGAGATTAAAGCAGGTCTTTTATATAGGATTGGTTGTCGGTGTCTTTCATGTGTGGATGCCGCTCCTCGGGATGATGACGGGGAAGTTTTTATCGGAAACGTTCGGGTCCTTTGCGGCTTACGCAGGGGGTGTTCTGCTCATCGTCCTTGGAATCCAGATGTTCATGTCGAGCTTCAAGGAGGAGGACACGACCCTCATCTCACCCGTGGGATTTGGATTGATCCTTTTTGCGTTGAGTGTGAGCCTGGACAGTTTTTCAGTGGGATTGACCCTCGGGATCTTCGGGGCGCGAACGGCCGTCGCCCTCTTCTGTTTCGGGATCGCGGCTACCGTGCTGACTTGGTCGGGGTTACTCATCGGCCGGAAATTCCAGGGGGTGCTTGGAACGTACAGCGAGGCACTTGGGGGGAGTATCCTGTTTGCGTTTGGTGTGAAGCTTTTGTTGCCGATTTAAATTGGCTGGTGAAGGTCCGTCCCTCGGGGTGGGCTTTTTTTGTTTGGTTCGGGGGCTGAGCCGCTCCTTTCTTTTTGTATTCTTTGTGAATGGACTATTGGGAGATTGGAAAATATTTTATAATAGGTGGTAAGGAGGATGACGTGATGAATATTTTGTTTGTTTGTACAGGGAATACGTGCCGGAGTCCTATGGCGGAGGCGGTTTTGAAGCATAAAGGGGCAAATAGGTTTGACGTGAAGTCGGCGGGTGTTTTTGCCATGGACGGAAATGATGCGTCATTTCAGACTAAAGAAGTGCTGAAAGAGAACGATATAATACATAGACACCAATCGAGTTCACTTTCAAAAGAGAACCTGGATTGGGCTTCCTATATTTTTACGATGACATCGAATCATAAGCGGGCAATTGTGGATCAGTATCCACATGTGGCGGACAAAGTTTTTACATTAAAGGAGTTTGTTCTTGAAGATCCTGCTGATTTGGATGTAACGGATCCGTATGGGGGAAGCGTGGACATCTATAGACATACATACAGAGAATTGGATTCATTGATCGAAGAGTTAATGAAAAAGCTTGGTTAAAGACAGGGAGAGAGAAAGATGGGGAAAGTGAAGAGCTACAAATCGGGTCTTAGAAAGAAATTGGTCTTCTTTATCACGCTTCTGGCGTTGGTGACGTATACCACAAGTGCCTTTTTTATTTATGTGATCAAGCCTGCTTTTGCACCTGATATGAATGAGCTTTGGTTCACGATCATGACGCTCGGCATGGGTGTATTCTGGTCGGCGGTTCTGGCCTTTTTTGCAGCAGGTTTCATCGTCAAACCGCTGCAGCGCTTGGAGCAGGTTGCACTGAAAGCGGCTGAAGGGGACATCGCCATCGAAGTAGATGTACCGAAATCCGATGACGAAATCCGCTCACTTGCACTGGCGTTCAACCGCATGCTGCATAATTTGCGTGACATGGTATCAAGCATCGATGACAATTTTAACAAAACCAATACGAATGTTATCGAGCTTTCCAAAGCGTCGGAAATCGCTTCTACACAGGCGGATTCGATTTCCAAAACGATCAGCGAAATCTCAGCAGGTGCCGAAAGCTCGGCTACGGCAATTCAAACAACGGCTGAGTCCGTGGAGGATGTCATCCGGATCGCCCGGGAAGTTCAGGATCATTCGAAATCATCTGAGCATATGTCGAAAAACATGGTGACAGAGCTTCAGGGAAGTAAAGAAGTGATCCATTCCCTCGTTGAAGGCATCAGCCGGCTGGCCAGGGGAAATGAAGATTCATTGGACGCCGTGCGCCGACTCGAAGACAATGCGAAAAAAGTGGAGCAGATCATCCAATTGGTAGGGGACATCGCGAATCAGACCAATCTTCTCGCCTTGAATGCTTCCATTGAAGCGGCACGTGCCGGTGAGCATGGGAAAGGGTTCGCAGTGGTCGCAGAAGAAGTCCGGAAACTGGCCGATGAAAGTGGAAAAGCGGTTCAAGGCATTTCGGAACTGATCAAAAATATCCAGACTGAAGTCGGTAACGTGGTTGGGCAGATCACGACCCAGGTCGATTCAGCCAACACAGAAGCCCAAAAAGGAACGCAGACGAACGAAATGATTGAAACTATGACCACCACGATTCATGAAGTGGCAGACGCGGTCCAGAACATCTCGGTCCTCGTCGATCAGCAGATGGACAGCATCCAGCTTACTTCCCAGCAATCACAGGAAGTCGCCGCCATCGCAGAAGAAACATCTGCAGGTGCCATGGAAGTATCAGCTTCAACAAAAGAACAAGCGGTCGTCATGAATGACGTCGAGAAGCTTGCCCTTAACCTGAAAGAACAGGCAGAAGCACTGAAAAGCACGATAACACGTTTTCATTTATAAAAGAAAAGCGGGTGTGAGGGACGGACCTCATGCCCGTTTTTTCATGCTGAAAAGCTTTATATAATGAAGAGGATGTGGCAAAATAAACGTATCAAAGGTTATGGGGAGTGGGAGAAGATGAAAGTTGCGATTGCGTCAGATCACGGCGGAGTGAATATTAGAGAAGAAATCAAGTCATTAATGGAAGAA
Coding sequences within it:
- a CDS encoding manganese efflux pump MntP family protein; this translates as MTSMIGELMTLMLMAFALGMDAFSIGIGMGMFQLRLKQVFYIGLVVGVFHVWMPLLGMMTGKFLSETFGSFAAYAGGVLLIVLGIQMFMSSFKEEDTTLISPVGFGLILFALSVSLDSFSVGLTLGIFGARTAVALFCFGIAATVLTWSGLLIGRKFQGVLGTYSEALGGSILFAFGVKLLLPI
- a CDS encoding low molecular weight protein arginine phosphatase; its protein translation is MNILFVCTGNTCRSPMAEAVLKHKGANRFDVKSAGVFAMDGNDASFQTKEVLKENDIIHRHQSSSLSKENLDWASYIFTMTSNHKRAIVDQYPHVADKVFTLKEFVLEDPADLDVTDPYGGSVDIYRHTYRELDSLIEELMKKLG
- a CDS encoding methyl-accepting chemotaxis protein: MGKVKSYKSGLRKKLVFFITLLALVTYTTSAFFIYVIKPAFAPDMNELWFTIMTLGMGVFWSAVLAFFAAGFIVKPLQRLEQVALKAAEGDIAIEVDVPKSDDEIRSLALAFNRMLHNLRDMVSSIDDNFNKTNTNVIELSKASEIASTQADSISKTISEISAGAESSATAIQTTAESVEDVIRIAREVQDHSKSSEHMSKNMVTELQGSKEVIHSLVEGISRLARGNEDSLDAVRRLEDNAKKVEQIIQLVGDIANQTNLLALNASIEAARAGEHGKGFAVVAEEVRKLADESGKAVQGISELIKNIQTEVGNVVGQITTQVDSANTEAQKGTQTNEMIETMTTTIHEVADAVQNISVLVDQQMDSIQLTSQQSQEVAAIAEETSAGAMEVSASTKEQAVVMNDVEKLALNLKEQAEALKSTITRFHL